The Chrysemys picta bellii isolate R12L10 chromosome 24, ASM1138683v2, whole genome shotgun sequence genomic interval GTGAGGAGCCTTTTCCGTCACCACCCACTTGGATCTTCACCTGCCTTCAATCCCCTGCCAGGTGCGGTCTCTCGAGGAAGCCAATGGGCAGCTGGAGCGGCAGATCCGGGAAGTCTATGCAAAGAGAGCGCAGGCTGGATGCCAGGACCTGAGTGGCTACTTCAGCACCATTGCGGAGCTCAGATCACAGGTACTGGGACTCCGAGTCCTTCCCCTAAGGGGGGACCTGGCATTGACTCACGGCTCCAtttccccccttgcctccagGAACTGCCCCGTGTTGTTACAGGGACTGGATTTCAGCGGCTGCCTTGAGCCTTCCCTTAAAGCACACAAGCCCTTGTCATTAGGAAGCTAATCTTCCCATTGTGACTCTGGTGTGGCTGATGCAGAGGCACCAGCCTGAGCCGTGTTTGGCCTCTGCCAATAGCTCTGAATGGTGTGAACTGTTCCTGTTCATCTCAGAGGGGCGTTGACTCTGAACCCTAATAATGGCAATTCAATGGTCAGCAGCATTCACTATTTCGCTGCTGAAATAGGGACCAACATCTTGTACCAGTGTGAAAAATTAATGCGGCTCAGAAATGGAAAGCAGCCGTGTTCAGAGTGTCTGAATCATTCCCTgacagagaggtgtgtgtgtgtgtgtgtgtgtgtgtgtgtgtgtgtaagagagagggGTTGTGATGGCAGATGGTAATTTCTCCTCATTCTGATTCCCATCATGCTCATATTTCCACTTCAACTGCAACGGGATTTGAAGAGCCGTTATTCTGAGATCTGCTGGGACTGACCACCTGACCTGTAAAGTTATACACCTGAGAGCTGGAGTATGGCTCACATAACAGCAGGGGGCAGCCAACAGCCCACTGACCTGTAACTGACCTACCCGGCCGTCACCCAATAAACAACAGCAGCACCCGTTCCCTCCTTCTGCAGATCCAGGCAGCGTCGACGAGTAACGCCCAACTGATCCTGCAGATTGATAATGCCACACTAGCTGCTGACGACTTCAGAGTGAAGTAAGGGATCTTCATTGGacacccttcctcctcctcctcctcctcctcctcggcctTTTTCTTTAAGGACAAAATTTTCAAAGCAGGCTCTGAAATGGCCCCAGTGACATTTGCAAGCACGTCCGCCGCAGGCGTGAGACAGGCATTTGCGCATGCAAAAGAGGGCGGTGCATTGGCGGATGTTACTTATTTAGGGTTGCGACCCGTCCgggttttggcttctgtgtccaggtaccatttagggttgccaggttctcggttttcgactggaaagtctggtcgaaaaggggaccttggcaaccctaaatggcacctgaaCCAAAAGCCCGGttacctggggcagggagaggagccaGGTTATCAACCCACACCAGCCCCGGCTCtgccagggccacctcctacctgcaggcaggctccttgagaTGATCCAGTAAGTGACGGGGTGAGGCGGGGAGAGGAGCGAGCGATGGGGGCGGGACCTTGGGGAAAaggcggagaaggggtggagcctccagggaaaaggtggagtgggggtggggccatgagggaagaggcggggtagggGGATGGGGCCTTAGGGGCCGCAtggtgctgggagctgtacacacatgctccctgccccaaagggctcacGATCATGACAACTGCTTTGAAAACCCAGCAGAGGTGAATGTCCTGGCTGCAGATGCCCATGCACTCCGCTCAGCCCCAGGCCGATGGCGTCTGCATGAGGGTCCCAGAGCAGGGACCATCGTGTCATTAGCACTCCTAGGACAAACCTGGCCGGGTTTCCATGCTCAGCCAGCAGGGCCCAGCGGGTGTCCAGGACCCACGTAGCGGCGACTGGGTCACTGAGACGCAGCCTCTCCATAAAGGTTTGAGTCGGAGCTGGCCATCCGGCGGGGCGGGGAGAGCGACGTCGCCGGCTTGCGCAAGGTCCTGGACGAGGTGACCCTGAGCAGAGCCAgcctgcaggaggagctgggaagccTGCAGGAGGAGCTGGCTCAACTCCAGAAGAACCACGGGGAGGTGCGGTCACTGCAAAGCCCCGGTGGGATCTGCAAGGGCCACTCGGGggcctcaatcccgacccgcagcccctgtgttagcccagccctgggttctccacCACCCAGCTCCGCAAAcgcacctcaatcctgacccgcagcccctgtgttagcccagccctggcctcctccACCACCCAGCTCCGCAAACGcacctcaatcccgacccgcagccccttctcctgttccagcccagggcctctcATGTACCCAGCTTGGTCTACCAATCCTGCCACATGGGATGTTGCGTCCATGACCTGGACAAACATCCTCTGGGGATTAACTAaactccttcctttcccttccctcggCTAAGTCACCACACCTAAGATAGGATCCACTGTGCGGTctggctgccccccccgcccactgcctAGCCTCCTGCTCCTTCTCACAGGGACTGGTTCCCGTTACATCCTGCAGGAAGCGGCTGCTCTCCAAGGTCGCCTGGGAGGCTCAGTCAGTGTGGAGGTGGATTCTGCTCCCGGTGTCGACCTGGTGAAAACCCTGGCAGAGATCCGGGACCAATACGAGGACGTCATTGAGAGGAACCACAGAGAGGCTgcggcctggcacaaggagcaggTAGGGGCCTCTCAGCAACAAGCCACAAGATGGTCTGAGCCTGCCCTGTGGCGGATGGTTTGCTCGGCTACTGCTCATCTCTGGCAAGTGGTCACGTTCCCACGCATCGCAGGAGGTCTGGGGGTGGGTGGCTGCATCGACCCGTGTCACACATCCCCATGGTCCAGGGGTCTCTCTCCATCCCATACCAGAGAGGGTGCAGAATATCCCCTGAGCCATGAGATGGCAACTGCGAGTGCTAGTGCCCCAGACCCTGAGGCTCTTCTCTTCCGTGCAGTGTAAGACGGTCGCTCAGGAGGTGGCCACCAGCGCGGAAGCCGTCCAGGGTGCCAGGACGAAGCTCACGGAGCTGAGGCGCGTAGTCCAGGGCCTAGAGATTGAGCTGCAGTCACTCTACAGCATGGTGGGTACACAGGCCTCTTGCCATCAAGGCTGGGGTCGGAGCAGCTGTAGAACGGTGCCCCGCAAAATGGTCCTTTTGGGTCAGCCCGAGacgctccccctcccgcccccaattGTTTGGCCGAACCGAAAAATCGGTTCTTGGCCTcgctgtaatgagccagccaggGTGTCGCTCCCCCGCCTGCACCTGGGACGGCGTCTGCAGCTGGGCTCATCCCGCCTCTGCTTTCAGAAAGAGGCTCTCGAGGGCACGCTGGCTGAGACCCGGGCTGGCTCCGGGGCCGAGCTGGCGCAGCTGCGCGGGTGCATCGCCGGGAAGGAGGCCGAGCTGGCGCAGCTGAGAACTGACACCCAGCGCCAGGCTGAGGAGCACCAGCAGCTGCTGGATCTGAAGACCAGGCTGGAGATGGAAATCGCCACCTACCGGCGCCTCCTGGAGGGTGACGATGTCAGGTCGGGAACACGCAGCTCTGAGCTCAAGGGGCCTTGGGCTTGGGCGGGCGGAGACCCTCAGACGGGCAGTACTCGCTGCGGGTAGTGTGGTCTGGGGCAGAAGCCAGGgggatgggagtcaggactcctgggttccattcccagcagtGACTCAAATCCCtcctcctctctgtgcctcggtctCCCCAGCTTTAAAATGGGGCTAGTGATACTGACCCCCCGTCACGTTATTAACGAGGGTGAGCTTGGCAAAATGCCTCCCTGAGAGCACCCCCTAGTGGCCACGGATGAGCACAATGGCAGCCTGGAACTCGAGGAGGAAAGTGAAGAACCCATGAAGGGTGGGGATTGGTCAGGGGAGCCCCAGAGACGGGCCAGGCCCAGACCACTAGGTCATGCTACCTCAGTGCTGAGGACAGCCCTGTGcaagggtctccccctcccttccgtTCCGGGTATTGGCCCCATTCCCTGTATCACCAGCAGCCATGAGATGGGATCCCTGGTGTCTGGCTCAATACTGGCAAGCGAGAGCAGCTGCCTGGACCTTCCCTTTGCCGCAGAAAAGGGGACGCTGCAGCATTTTGGGAGACTCACAAGGgatttgggggctggaggggcaggggctgcaccTGATCAGACTCCTGGCCGGGGTCCCAAGGAgagaggggctgagcccaggAGGGGCCTTTGGTGGCTTCGGGTTGCTGCTCCCTGGCTCAGCTGGGTGCCTGTCCTTTCTCCCTGCAGATCTGACGCCAAGTCACCTGTGAGACAGACACCTCCAGGTGAGCAGAGGAGGGAGAATGGCGCCCGGACTCTGCGGCCCAGTCAGTCTCAGCCtctctgcaggggctgcaggcagagcccAGTGGCGCTGCTGGCACTGGGGAGAGCTGCCCACTGACGGCAGGATCAAGCCCGTGGCCCGAACACCCTGGGGTTGGGGGTGACACTGTTCAGTCATTGCTGACCTGGGTCAGACGGGAACCGGCGACAGACTCGGAGGCTGACTACACCAAGGCGGGCAGGGGTCACAGCATGGCATGTCCCTGTGccccctgcagtggggctggggtttTGGCACCGTGTGTGCGGGTGGATGCTTTGATTCTCCGCCCACCCCTGCTCAGTTaattccccagccccactctcctGTTTTCCTTCTCCCAGAGGCTGTTAACAGCTCCCCCACCTCCAGGAGGGTGAAGACTGTGATCGAGGAGCTGCTGGACGGCAGGGTGGTGTCTTCCCGCACGGAGGAGGTGGAGCATCCCCTCTGAGGCATGCTGGGATTGGGGAAGAAAGGGGGATCCCTCCCCACCAATCGGGccccagctgcccctgccccactgaTTTTCCACTTGGTTTTCTGTGGCTTTGGGTTCCAATAAAGCAAGTGGCGCAGCGCGGCTCAGGATGGAGCTGTTGTGTGGGGCTTTCTGGGGTGGGGCCCGAGGGAGACCCAGCAAACTCATGGCATGTGTGAGCGAAGCCAGGATTCCAACCCAGGGTGAGtgcaccgccccccacagagcCGCACCAGCCCCCTCGCCTGCCCCAccaacctccccctgccccaccagccCCTCCACTCAGTGGACCCCGATCCATAGCGGACCATAAACACTGACTGGTGCTTTGCAGCATTGAACGGGGTGGTCCCAGGCCCGGAGGATGGAGAGAGTTAACGCAGGGGACAGGCCCCCTTTAGCTGCTGGTGCCTTTCGGAGGCACTGGGCTCCCCTCTGGAGCTGCAGTCAGATGGCACCTAGTGATTAGCCTCCTTGAACCCGAGGAGAGGTCCCTTCCCTCTGGGTATGGCAGGTCCCAGGGCCCCAGAACTCCAGGAAAGAGAGACCCGCAGTCCTGCCTGCTGGCACCAGGAGGCAGCAGCGACTAGTTCATCCATCACTCCCTGGACCATGAGCTCTGAGGAGCTGGGTCCCTTGGCCTGGAGTGGTCCCTGCCCTCGCCCTTCGTGGGAAGGTGGAGCTGGACAGTTAGCTGCTGCAAACAGTTTTCAGGGGCCCATGGGCTCTGGGTCCCCCAAATTCCTGAGATCCCGTCCGAGCAGGCTGGGAGAGGGAGCATGTGACCTCAGGCGTGATGTCACAGCGTGGCCACGGGGAGCTCCCGGTGAACAAGCCCCAGTCACTGAAGGATGGGTCAGTTTTAGCCCCCCCCCACTTTCCTTTCTgtctgcaaggggggggggggggcgtttcaGAGTACAAGGACCTGCTCCTGTTCTGCAAACAATAACAAGGGAGCACAGATCTGACCCTACTGTCCTGGCCAGGGCGTCCAGGCCTGGGATCTCAGCGTAGGGAGCAACCCTGCCTTGGCAGAGGCCAAATGGAGCTTTTCCATCCCTCTATGCCATGGCTCTGATGCTCGTTCACCCACCCCAGGGCCCACTTGGTGCCTGAGCAGTTGGTGGGGGTGGTGATGGGAGACACCGATGCCTTTGGCCCGGCAgatgccccccaaatcctgccatgGGGGGGTTGATTCACATTCCCCTGGCACATGTTTTTGCTCAGGCTAAAAGCCGCTACACCAAATACATTGGCTTTGTGTCCCAGGCATGGCCACTGGGTGTCAGCACAGACCAACCCTTGGGCACAGTGACCCAAGTATGCTACATGGAAGAGTCCCAGCTCCAAGCCCTGGACATCCTGGGAGGAGACCATCCGAGAGCCACCTCTTTTCTGCCCCCCGACCCGGCCGGAGCAGAAGGCCCAGCCGGACTCATTCCCCTCTGGTTGTTGCTAGGGCAGCGACAGCGAATGCAGGGTGTACACAGGCGCTTTGGATCACAGTCACGTCAGCTGCACATCCAGCGACAGAAACCCTGGTTTGGctgctgtccccccaccccactgcctgcgagggagcagagctgccaggCAACACCCCCCGTCTGTCCAGGCCTTTCTGAGGCTGGGAATCAGGCCCCAGTGTCTGGGAAGCACCTTGGGGCCCTGCGGGATGAACGGGTCTCAG includes:
- the LOC101942920 gene encoding keratin, type I cytoskeletal 19-like, which translates into the protein MASFSRSGVTLGPRLSWVRVVGLQGGVPGGLGVCGGAGSTSSRLFSGSAGIVGPGLGGGAREPGLLSMNEKDTMQNLNDRLAAYLETVRSLEEANGQLERQIREVYAKRAQAGCQDLSGYFSTIAELRSQIQAASTSNAQLILQIDNATLAADDFRVKFESELAIRRGGESDVAGLRKVLDEVTLSRASLQEELGSLQEELAQLQKNHGEEAAALQGRLGGSVSVEVDSAPGVDLVKTLAEIRDQYEDVIERNHREAAAWHKEQCKTVAQEVATSAEAVQGARTKLTELRRVVQGLEIELQSLYSMKEALEGTLAETRAGSGAELAQLRGCIAGKEAELAQLRTDTQRQAEEHQQLLDLKTRLEMEIATYRRLLEGDDVRSDAKSPVRQTPPEAVNSSPTSRRVKTVIEELLDGRVVSSRTEEVEHPL